The genomic window TTTCATCTCTTCAAAACTTGTTTGACAAGCTGGGCTTCATTTAAAAACCACATTTTTCTATAGCAACGAGGTAATAGGTTGtgctatcttggagaacactcgtGTTCCTTTCATCTAATCAAACAAGTCATCAATCTGGGGTaatggatacttgttcttaacgGTCATTTTTGGAATCAGAGTGTAGCTTCTGGGTATTATCCTTCCTTTGGCACACTTTATCACTCCATTACTCTTGCTGACTAGCCTCTTCTAAGAATGATGTCTGGGTCTTTGGATTCCCGAACCAACAAATTGGCTAGAAGGTCTACTCCTCTTAAAAAGAGCGGACTTCTTTGACAAGTATTTCCAGTTCTTGAGTAGTAGACAGACTAGAGATGGAGTGGAGAAACATTAACAATTCTCAGGTAGAACGAGGGGAGACAAAACTTCAATTCAAGTCTGTGATATGAAGAGACGACATCGGATCCACATTATTACAAGATTGCATTTGACATGTGATTTATCATTCTCAACTTCTTGGTGTCTACTGAGCTTCTTCTATGGTGACATAGTTAACCTGCTCATGGATGAAGTTTGGCTGTCCGAGGTTGTTTTGAGCAGCATATAACTTATATTATGTGCTTGGGGTTGAGACTGAATAGGCTTCAAAGTGTTGGTGTTGACCCATTTTGGATACCTCTTAGGACAATATCTCACAAAATGTCCTTCTTTCCCGCAATAGTAACATCTCTTGCCTGAGGAGGAAGTAGCTGAGCTGTTCTTGGCTTAAGGAGTGGCAGGTGGAGTAGAACAGGGTGTTTGATAATTGGGGTGCTGAACATGTGCTTGAGGTTGAGGCCTGTACTGACTGTTGGGATGGAACAAATGCCCTTCCTAAGGAGCTTGAGTTGACacaagaaggcatgagttgctTCCTTGTACTtgaaatgacatcttcctcttcttaggTTTCTTTGGAACTTGACTGATAGGATTGCTTTGTTGCACTTATCCAACTTGATTTTTGCACTTCTTGACACGCTTGGCCCTATTTGGTTGAAATTCGTTGTAGGTAATCACCCAATCACTGACGTTGAGACCCTGAGGACTGCTTTGCATTCTGTTATATTGTTGGTCCTTGGAGTTCTATCCTTGATCATCAATGTATCGGGGCTGAACTTGACACTGCAAGGGTGTTATAGTCTGAAGACAAGAATTGCTTCTTGATTGCTGTTGTGGGAAAGGCATCTCCATCTTCTTGTTACTGCCATGTTGTCTATGCTAGTCTTTTGCACTCAGAGATCTAGTAATCTGTAGTAGACTTTCCATACTCTAAGCTATGCTTTGAAGGATCTGAGTTTGCGTCACCAAAAGTTGTTCCTTATTGAGTTGAGGTGGCATCTGCTGGTTATTATCGTTGTTGTTCAGGTTTGTGTCCTCACCATGCTGGTCTTTCTttatgttcaccatctgatcgggattgaggaggaaggttggggcaagaagaGAGTCACGGATAAGAAAAGGGTAGGTTTGCTAGTTGCTATtatggttggggtaaatgttaaacttgactaatgtttatgcaacaagaaccgggtatggtaatctttttCAGCAACATGGTATATGGATCATAACAGGatgtttgtgtgatgatggtgcgggaatgcacgtgtgtgggtaatgcacagttggtttgtggaTGTTCCTATGTGGGATCATAAGGACCGCTTCTTGAAGCGTGTAACCAAGTTAAACTGAACAGCCgcaaggcttatatgggtacggcctggccaattaattagtcaCCCCTTCGATTCTGTGGGCACTAATGAATGGTttagtggcacaagagggggcttctgcagcgatggaattgtctagcagtgaaacctcagtgggtgcctacggaTTGATggaagctttgtaaaggccttgtagtgagaccccaactccacaccacggaagtgtgaagcaacacgggaatcacaactcatgaggaaagctgtgcaaactctgtagaatatcaaactgattgatcagccgtgctcacggacaagagtggccttggacttcttcttgattagttgggatcagggtttttgTATGGTTGGTCAGgcagccaggtaatggaattacctggtgagtcttggtagtcagatgtAATCCAATGAGTTGTTCCTTCTGTTAAAGTTGTGTCTTCACGTAGTAAATATGATGcatgttgttggagtcataggttaaggttgtTTAGTGCAGTTagccagtgtctaacctttccttgattTAAGCTccatatcatgctttcctacacttatggagtatattatgtactcacacccgttgcttCCCCTCTATTGCGTTCttctgctgttcagaagccatcaTTGAAGCTACATCCTTCAATGAAAATGACTTCGACCCGaagctccttttctaggctggtgtgcccccggttgaaGCCTGTGGAAGATGTAAGACCCTCTGgctaaaagttttttttttgctgtgttttcctttagaccctcatgtccttttgtaataagttatatcgttattgtaataatgacactgtgatgatacactgatgatgtaacacatatatgaaaacttgatcatagcatatatgtgttgtacctggttttgttcctttaaaattaGGTGTTACAGTATACACAcacatgtgtatgtatatacatacataagcatatatgtatatgtgtatatatatggaaAGAGATAGTTATCTTATTATAAGTTATATATATGaatacatgtttgcttgttgaAATGCTTGAATAACTATGTGTTTGTATTGTTTGTATTTATGTTTCTATATATAGGATACATgttatatacatgtatgcatATTAGTATATATGAGATCGAAGGAAGACGTGATGGAAATCACCGTGTCTGAGCCTAACACCAAATGACAAATGCCAAAATGGATTCAGTAGAGCATCTAGAAGCTTTGGCCTGCACCAAATTCGACACTACACATGAAAAATAGTGAATGGCATGTTAGATGCTTTTTTAACGTTGACTTCGTTTTCATGCGTGTTATTTTAATATCGGCATTTTGGACAGCACCTCACTTGTTCTTGTATACCATGAGCTTGTGTGCATTACCTCACATAATTCTTGTTCTATCATGTTTTTTACTTAGCGCACTACCTTCATGTGCATTTTCATAGCATTCGGATCACATCAcattgcatttcattcatgctcatggCATTACATGCGTTATTTCTTTATAGGACGAAGAGCCAGAGAGCGACGCAGGCGTGATCAAGGATGATCCGAGGTTGTTGTTGTTAATTGTGAAGTCGagaaccaaggcaagcatctatgcatattTCACCTTTACTTTGGATCAAtgtgttttttaattttgataaattattgCTATATATATGtcatgcatgtttagcgagtcaatgTCAGGGTTTTGTAGGTAGATCCTATTTTGTTGTATTGCCTCTACCTTAATATTGTTTATatcttgatccattgtaacctGGGGTGTCAATATGTAATTATCCAACTTAAAATGAATGTGTTGTGCTTAGCAACCTTAGgccaccggtagaagtcgagcagtggttTGTCCATCATTCACAAGCTTTAGGACTCAATTGTGTTTTCACTAAATTAATCATGAAGAGTTAATGAGTACGTGAGAATGAGGCAAGATTTGGGTGGGTATTAGGGATGGTTCGGGAATGAAGTCTTAGATGTCATGGGCCCACCTAGTCGAATAAGCACCGACCGTTGTTTGCtattggcttaagcactttatGTACTACCACAAATCCGAATATGAAAAGGATGAGCCAATTATCTCATTCTATACCGGTTGTTTGTCCCATGACCTCATAATGTGAGTGTGTGACATGTGTGGATTTGTGGATGAGATAGGGAGCCTAGTGTGTGTCTCGGAGGAGCTAGGTGGTCCTCGACATCATGAAGATTATGCAACTGGTCGAGGATGGGTGAGAAAAAGGTTATCATAGGGGCCGAGAGGATGAActcatgtcatgtgggtaaagttgtactccTCTATAGGGtgcaaaatcaatttgaattgtcacgATGTTGGTTATTAGCATTCTTAATCGTGGAGTTTCTAATGTTAGGTGGATGTGGTTGTATGTGATATGTTGGTTATGTTTATATTTTGTTCTCATAATAGGATAGCATAAGTTTTTGAGATATGTTAGGTGCGCACACTCTTAAGTCAATAAATTACTTTTGCacataaattcatttaaccttgtgaCCTACTTCTTATTATTCATtccaaatacataatccttggagtcaggacTATAGATAGCATAggagtaagtcttgcgagtatctttaTACTCATGGCACTATCGTTGAGTTTTTGTAGGTGAGGATGAGTTAGTCTATAGCTACTTCGTGTCCGCCGATATCGGTGACAGGCAAGAGTAGTAATGTGCTACTTGATATGTCTCCGGTGTTGCTTTAGGGCAATGTCAccatctctttttcttcttttagaTGTAATTTCCGTTGCGTAGTAATGATCGTTTACTAGGATATGAACTTGTTGTATTTGGTTAATTCTATCTCTTGATCGATATTATGTTGAGAGCCCGAACTTGTTTAATTGACTCCCATCTTTAATTTTTAGCATGTAATACTTTTAAATGGTTGAACTTGTAATGATTCTGAAGAATTGTAATACACTtaaattactcactctttattatgtcttgatgtgatgaagcttgttgtaaaggtgtaTGTTCTAATCTTAGGTATAAAATAcataccgggactaccgggattgaATTTGTTTTAATTATTTAGTGGCTGCAATTATTGCTTTGAGATGTGTGTTAGAATATGGTATATCAATTCGGGCAtatgctagctctcatcttattgaACGACGACCAAtttgattaattcgaatacaattTAGACTTCATGCACATTCCATTTCCTTGACTCAACTATACAAAGAGAGGAGAGGTACATCAAAAGGCATTTGATTCCAAGACAAATAGTCAGATTCCAAGCAACAGGCCAGACAAGCAATTCAGAGTAAGCCTAATCGGATAGGAGGAGAGATAACCTATTAAGATCCATAATAGAGTTATATACTATGACGAGATTCATCCAATAAGACCTTCAAGATTTAGAACATTTGAGAATTCGTCGAGTTCTTTAGGCTTATATCTAGAACATTAGAGAATTCGTCGAGTTCTCAGGAGAAGACAATTACAATAAGGATATGTCTAGATCTAATTATAAAGAACTTGATAAATTTTCCCGCGTTCTAGATTTTGAAGTCCTTATCGGATGAATCTTGTTGTAGTATACTTCTATTCTGGATCTTAATGGGTTGTTTCTGCTCTTGTCCCACTAGGCATTTTCTATATTGCTTATTCGGCTTTTTGCTTTGAATTCCCTTGATTCGTCTAAAGTATCTCATCCACTTCTTATATAGTTAGTTCCAGGAAATGTAACATACTCTGAGTTTTCGAGTGTAACCTTCCTAGATTGTAAACTTTCGAATATCTAGAAGactcattttttatttgatgataGTTTCTATGTAGAACACAATGAATTATTTGGGCACATGGCTTATTTATCCTATGAGGATTGTGAAATCTATTGTATCGGGTTCATGACACATTTATAGTAGATACCAATTATAAGGATATACtacatttatattaaatatttataattattaATCATTTATTTCTCATCAATATGCAATTGAAAACCGAATTCTTTTAAGCACAACCGTAAGATCTGCATAGAACACCCTAGAGATCGTCTTCAACCTCTTGTTGCTTCACTTCTTCTATgtgatttctctctctagtaGCGCACTCCCTCGCCTCCACGGACGTCTATATCTATCTCTAGCTGTGCTTCCGCCACTTAGTTTCATCACCGCAATAATCCGACTTTACTAGATTCGTCACCTTACTAATCTAACTTCACCAAGACTGTCTTCACTTACTTAACTCGACTGTCTCCACTTACCTTAACACGACACCATCAATATGACGGTCCTCCAGCACCCACCATCACTGCCCCTACCAAACTGCCATGCGTCCTCTGGCCTCAAGTCCGACAACCATGATCCATAAATCCTCCGCTGCTAGCTGCCATCGATCGAGAAATTTAGCATTTTCAGCCGATTGAAATATAGAAAATGTGGAAAATAAAACCATTGGATAACAGCCACCGGAATAATCACCTCCGAAAGCAAAGAAGTGCCGTTTCCTTGATAGTCAAACGTGAACATGCAGCTGCGGGCGCAAGCTGCCGTTGAGCCCGAACTAAAACAGGTAGTCAAGTCAATTGAATGCACGCACGTTCCTGTCGTCCCATCCACCACCGTCCACCAATCCAACCGCTCAGCCCACTCCCCTGCACCGcgccgcaccaccaccaccagttTCACTTCTAGAACCGGCCGTCGGGTTCCGCGACTCTCCCGGATCCACGTGGAGGCAACTGAGATAGATACCGCGAGAGGCTCGCGGGCCGCGGCACGGCGCACGTCACCTCCGGGAATGGGAAGCCCAATCCCGCCTCCGCCATTGACTCCCCCTTCTctgtctctctttctctctctagaatCCAAAGCAGAAGCTGCGCACAAACAAAAAAACAACTCGTTTCCAGCTCGCGGAACAGACGGTGGCCTCGTAACGGAGTACCAGTCCTCTCGCTTTCTCTCTCCGATTCGGCTCCATTCGACGGGTTCAGGAGAGAGAGGTAATTGGCCCGCGCGTCGATCGGCTTGAGCTCTCCATCCATTTCCGCTCCTCCCGCCGATTCGCCGGATCGGGCTGGGTTCGTTCGATCTCgcgtttcttttttttctctccgtCGATTTGGTTTTGATCTTCGCTTCTTCCTGTGGGGAAACTTTGGTGGGCGCGGAGTGCGTGATTTTCCTCGGTTAGGGTTTGAAACTCACCACTTTTGATCTAGTCTTGGGTTGCTTTGGAGTTTGCATGGACTTGGGTTTAGGACCTCGCAATCCGTGCGGTTTAGCGTCTCCGTTTGGTCGCAATCCGTGCGGTTTAGCGTCTCCGTTTGGTCCGTTTGTAGTTCCAGCCTTCAGGATGTCTGCTTATTCCAGTTGTTCTTACTGCTGCGATACAAGAGTGGTTTGGATTTCACCTTTGTCATGCTCTACTGCTATAGAGCATAGTAGGTTCATTTTGTGGTTCTGcagtggcttagtggctcagtGGATGTTCCTTGCTCCTGCGCAGGTAGTGATGCCGCTGGCGGAGTCGCCTCAGTGGCGCCGGAAGGCCACAGATTTCTTCTCTACCTCCAGTAAGTTTGTTCGGCAGTAATATCATTTTGCTTTTTCATGATGAtgttatgattttctttttctgaacaAAATGATGACGTTGTGATTTACTAGTACTGTGCACTGCCCATTTCTTGAACGAAATGATGATGTTGTGATTTACTAGTACTGTACACTGCACATTTCTGGCGCCAGAGGCCCAGAACCTCTGTGCACTGATAAAGATAGTGATTCTCATGTACTTCGGAAACTATCATTGAATTACCTATAAGTGCTGAGAGTGTGACTGCGCACACTGTTTGTATCCTAGCATTCTGTTAGATCCTGCTTTGCCTGCTACTTTAACCTTACTGTTTGGACATTTTAATGCAGGTTTCAAGCTGAAGCTGGCAGGGCAATCAGCGGGGGATAATATAGCTGATGCCGCTGGGAAGGTTGGGTCGGTTGTGAAGAACCGGTGGGCCGTCTTCCAGGAGGCTAGGCAGCGGCGGCCACCGGGTGAGACAGTGCAGGAGCGTTTCGTCACCGCTGCTGCCACCACTGGGGTGCTTTTGAGGAAGGGCATTTCAGAGACAAAGGAGAAGGTTGCAGTGGGAAAGGTCAAAGTTGAAGAGGTATGTCTGTGTTTCAACAAAATTTACTTTGACCTGTTATTTGTTTAGTTGTAGTTTCAACTGCTGTGAAGTTTTATTCATTGTGTAACTTTTTGTTCTGATCATTGTACCTGTCAACTCTAGAATTATTACCACAATTTATGTAATGAAGTGAAAAATCAGTGCCTTATTTTGTTAGTTGGTCTGCAATTTACCTGTCGTGTATCATGTCAGCGTAAAGAATGGCTCGGTAGTGAACTAAATCAATGCCAGCCAAAAAAAGGAGTAAAATGGTTTTTCGCTTGGTATGGTTTATTCCTATTCTTTTGCAACCCCGGAGTAGGTCTTTTGATATGGTTCTAGAGTAACAAGTAGCACACCTTGGTTATTGACATTTCAGGGTATGACAATCAGGGCAGAATTGTTGGTATCTTCAATAGCTGTTTGAATGTATTTTAGGGGAAAATCGAAGTCATAAATACCTCTATTGATAACATAATGTTATCTTGGAGTTTGGGCCTTGCATTCCTTTTATGATGCCTTCTGTTACACCATTCTCTATAAAAGGCAACAGTGTCTTTGGGGAggctgatatttttttcttggtcTCATGTGCCCCTTGCAGGCTGCTAAAAAAACTGCAGATAAGAGCAAGACTATTTTGAACAATATCGAACGCTGGCAGAAGGTTTGTTATTTGTACTTCTATTACCTGGTAACACAATTTTCACTTTTTTGGAGTACACTGCTGATTCTTACTTCCTTCTGATTCTTTGCCCCAGGGAGTCGCGAGCACTGATGGTATGCTCACAACTCGTTGTCTCTAGTTATCCAAGATGCATGTCTATCATAATTGCCAAGGCAGCTAAATTTTCTTGTAGCATCAAGGCAGCTTATATTTTCTTGTAGCATCTTGGCAGCTAAAGTTTCTTGTAGCATAGTCGTAGTCCTGCAATCGTAAGCCTTAAGTTGTAGCTACATGATTAGCATTGCTGTTCTTTGCCTGGCTTGTTTAACAAATTCTTCATTAATAGTTTTTGTAAGTTCATTTCTGTTCTGTGTATCGGTGAATAGTTATCAGTGAGAAATGACCCTCTGACTGCAAAATTCAAATAGCTATTGGAGCCATTGTACAGGAGCAGCAATGAACAATGAGAAATGACCCAATATTACCTTGTAATCTTGCAGTCTTTGGTGTTCCTATTGAAGCCACTGTACAACGAGAGCAATCTGGTAAAGCTGTTCCCTTGGTGCTAGTGAGGTGTGCAGACTACCTGGTTATATCAGGTGAACTGGCTGAAATTAcatagaaattattttatccatTTCATTTTAATACTGAATCTGATATCTGAATCATTTTCTTCCTAGGTTTGAATAACGAGTACTTGTTCAAATCCGAAGGTGACAGAAAAGTTCTTCAGCAATTAGTTTCTCTTTACAATGAAGGTATCACTGCCACACAATCATATTTGAGCTTAGCTTTTGTAGACATTGTTTTGTTCATTAGCGTGGGCCTCTGAGTTTATTCATGTTTTGCAGACTCGGGCGCATCTTTGCCTGAAGGTATTAGTCCTATTAATGTAGGTGCACTTGTGAAGTGCTACCTTGCCAGCATCCCTGAGCCACTTACTACATTTGCACTTTATGATGAGCTTAGAGACGCGAGGGTTAGCATTCGTGATCTTAGGAACATATTGAAGAAGCTTCCAAATGTGAACTACATGACGCTAGAGTTTGTTACAGCGTTGCTACTTCGAGTAAGCCGTAAATCATCACTTAACAAGGTAGATCCGATCCCTAATTTtagttcttttttctctctgttcCATTTGCAAGTTGTTTTTCTTTATGTTTCTTGGACACTATTGCAAGTTGCCAATACAGATCAATGAACAGGGTTATTGCAACAGTTCGGAAAACACCTTTTAACATTTAGATTCAGTGCATATCTGGAGCCACCAAATGTGGACTTGTATGCCTGTAACATTGTACCTGTCTTCTGTATTTTACTCATGAACTTTGACATTACTCACAAATGTTAGGAAGTGGTATTTAACTCAGTTTGACAGTTTGGGTTCTGAATGCCTTTGGTAACAAGTCCTGTAACAGCCACACCCTGTTTGAAACTTTGAATAATGTAAAGCAATGCTAAAAATCAGCAAAAACTGTCCATAACATCTTTAGGAGTAGCATGGACTGAGCACTCAACCCATAGACCACCCAGTTTTTACTTTTTAGAGAATATTGGCTCGATTGCCCCTAGTGATTTCTGCGAAAAAGCCCAATTACCATTGAATAAACTGTATAACACATTTATAAGGGTCTAAAGACTTTTGAAGAGTTGGCCACCGGACGGTTTGAGAGTCCTGGATTAGATCTGCCTATATCTCTTTGACGATAACCTTCTTATTACCAAAAGAATTAAATATCCtgtttatatataaaaaagatcTCCAGTCGACCCCAATGGGCTTATGTTTAAATGGTTGAATCTGTTCTCACTTGTAATTCCGATCACGCATTTGGTGGCCACTTCCCGTCCGATCCGGACATTATGCACGACCAATGTAGTTAACAGAAGGCACCGTCATACATCTTTGCACCTGTTTAATGTCTTACTTAACAGGGTTGAGACAGCAACCACCAGCCATGAATTTACTAGATGGTCTTCCTCTGTTCTGTTTGTAGATACACCAC from Phragmites australis chromosome 14, lpPhrAust1.1, whole genome shotgun sequence includes these protein-coding regions:
- the LOC133890521 gene encoding uncharacterized Rho GTPase-activating protein At5g61530-like isoform X2 → MPLAESPQWRRKATDFFSTSSFKLKLAGQSAGDNIADAAGKVGSVVKNRWAVFQEARQRRPPGETVQERFVTAAATTGVLLRKGISETKEKVAVGKVKVEEAAKKTADKSKTILNNIERWQKGVASTDVFGVPIEATVQREQSGKAVPLVLVRCADYLVISGLNNEYLFKSEGDRKVLQQLVSLYNEDSGASLPEGISPINVGALVKCYLASIPEPLTTFALYDELRDARVSIRDLRNILKKLPNVNYMTLEFVTALLLRVSRKSSLNKMDSRSLAVEFAPLIMWQQGDAGTDLRNHLKLTLKPPPKIVDSTSNAATWDLLDEDDEDASSQIPLDDASPPDYSSIEVIQCLIEHHNAIFTDANETVWR
- the LOC133890521 gene encoding uncharacterized Rho GTPase-activating protein At5g61530-like isoform X1, with protein sequence MPLAESPQWRRKATDFFSTSSFKLKLAGQSAGDNIADAAGKVGSVVKNRWAVFQEARQRRPPGETVQERFVTAAATTGVLLRKGISETKEKVAVGKVKVEEAAKKTADKSKTILNNIERWQKGVASTDVFGVPIEATVQREQSGKAVPLVLVRCADYLVISGLNNEYLFKSEGDRKVLQQLVSLYNEDSGASLPEGISPINVGALVKCYLASIPEPLTTFALYDELRDARVSIRDLRNILKKLPNVNYMTLEFVTALLLRVSRKSSLNKMDSRSLAVEFAPLIMWQQGDAGTDLRNHLKLTLKPPPKIVDSTSNAATWDLLADEDDEDASSQIPLDDASPPDYSSIEVIQCLIEHHNAIFTDANETVWR